A single window of Terriglobia bacterium DNA harbors:
- a CDS encoding lipid-binding SYLF domain-containing protein, whose product MMKRIVVAVVLFVFSVTLVSSAFARSGRSDDIERIQNATEVFREIMATPDKAIPQELLESAKCIAIIPGEKKAAFVVGGNYGKGIATCRTADGWSSPLFVALGGGSVGFQIGGSSTDLVMVFRNEKGLRSLLSDKFKIGADATAAAGPVGRHAAADTDAKMNAEILTYSRSKGLFAGVSLDGAVVQADQSGNPAMYGGNVNRREILNGSVRVPEAAEPLLKEIGQYTRAEQASNQ is encoded by the coding sequence ATGATGAAGCGAATCGTTGTGGCAGTCGTTTTGTTTGTATTTTCTGTGACACTGGTTTCTTCAGCGTTCGCCAGGTCCGGACGCAGTGACGACATCGAACGAATCCAAAATGCTACGGAAGTCTTTCGCGAGATCATGGCGACCCCGGACAAGGCGATCCCTCAGGAGTTGTTGGAGTCTGCGAAATGTATCGCCATCATTCCCGGGGAAAAGAAGGCCGCGTTTGTCGTTGGCGGAAACTATGGCAAGGGAATAGCAACCTGCCGCACTGCGGATGGTTGGAGCAGTCCCTTGTTTGTCGCCCTCGGCGGGGGCAGCGTCGGTTTCCAGATTGGCGGTTCGTCTACGGACCTGGTGATGGTTTTCAGGAATGAGAAGGGCTTGCGAAGCCTGCTCAGCGATAAGTTCAAGATCGGCGCCGATGCAACCGCAGCCGCGGGCCCGGTCGGTCGACATGCTGCCGCTGATACGGACGCCAAGATGAATGCGGAGATCCTGACTTATTCCCGCAGTAAGGGCTTGTTCGCCGGCGTCAGCCTGGATGGCGCCGTTGTCCAGGCCGACCAAAGCGGAAACCCTGCCATGTACGGCGGCAATGTCAATCGGCGGGAGATCCTGAATGGCTCGGTGCGAGTGCCGGAAGCGGCGGAGCCGCTGCTGAAAGAAATCGGGCAGTATACCCGGGCCGAACAGGCAAGTAACCAGTAG